The sequence GCAAATGGTTGATGGCGTGGGCCAGGGCGCGCACTTCCTCGGGGGCGGCGTCCAGTTCGATGGGGGTCAAATCGGTGGCGTTACGCCCTTCGACCACGTTGCGCATCCGGTTGAGCGGGGCCAGCCCAGCGCGCACCCCCGCCCACACGATGAGACTCAGCAGCAGCATCAACGCCGACAGCGGCAACATCGTGTCTTCCAAAATGCGCCGCGCCACCTGTTCGCGGTTGGCGCTGGAACGGGCGACTTGCACCAACATCGTTTGCATCGGGCCGAGTTCGTCGCCGTAGCTCAGCAGCAGGGCGACGATGCGCACAGGTTCTTGGGCAATGTGGCTGTCAAACAAAAACGGCACGCCCAATTGCAGCCGATCGAGGGGCGGATCGGGCAGGTTGCGGTTGCCCAGGATGAACTGCCCCGGCGGGGTGCTCACCATGTAGAGCAGGCGATCTTGCGGATCGGCTTCAAGGATGTCTTGGGCGGCACGCGGGAAATCGATATAAAGCCCGTTGCCCACGGGCTTGACCTGGCGGGCCAGTGCCCGGGCCGATTGCAGCAGGCTGGCGTCGATGGCCTCGTTGGCGTAGCGCGTGGCCAGATTGAAGGTGAAAACGGCGCCAGCGAGCCACAGCACCACCTGGGGCACCAGCACCCACACCAGCAGCAAGCGACGCAGCGAGCGGGCACCGGGCAGGGTGGCAAACCGGGCCATGGCCTCAGGCGGCGGGGGCGTCGAGTTCCAGCAGATAGCCCAGGCCACGCACGGTGCGGATGGCCAGCCCAGAATGCTCCAGCTTGCGCCGCAGGCGGTGGATGTAGACCTCAATGGCGTTGTTGCCGCCGGTGCTGGCGCTGGTTTCGGTGCTGCGGTCGGCTGCCCATGTGGCGTTGATTTGGTCTTTGGTGACGACTTTGTCGCGGTGGGTCAGCAACAAATCGAGCAGCATTGACTCCCGTGGACTCAGCTCCAGCGGCTCACCGCGCACGCTGGCGCGGCGGGTGTCACGCGAGAAGCTGAGGTGGCCCATGTCGGTGGCGGCGGGGCTGCTGGCGCGGCTGCGGCGCAGCAGGGCGCGCAGGCGGGCTTCGAGTTCGGGGAAGTCGAAAGGTTTGCTGAGGTAGTCATCCGCCCCGGCGTTGAGCCCGGCGACGCGGTCGTCGAGGCTGTCCAAGGCGGTGAGGATGAGCACGGGCAGCTCTGGTTTGACAACGCGAGTGCGTTTGAGCACCGTCAGCCCATCGACCAGAGGCAGCCCCAGATCGAGGATGGCCAAGTCGAAAGGCTGTTTGAGGAGCAGGAACTCGGCCACTGCGCCATTGGGGGCGTGTTCCACAGTGAAACCGGCTTGGCGCAACTGGGTGGTCAGGCCGTCAGCCAGCAGGTGATCGTCTTCGGCAAGCAGGAGGTTCATGGGGGGGGAGCTTAACCTGTTGGGCGATGCGAGAGGCGGTGGCGAGGTTGCTGGGGGACGTGAGCCGCTTGGTATGTCAGGGCAATCACACTGGTCTTCCCTGTATCATTCCGTTCAGGAGTATCACACTCTGAAACTGAGGCTGCCTTTTCAGTGGTCATTCGCTAATCAACATGCAACTGGCAATATGTCTACACTAAAAGTTAATCAAATTCGTGGGAAAATTCGAGCAATGTTTGAGCCATATTTGGATGTTAAGGATATTGGTGCCAATGATGCGGAGCGAGAGCAGAAAATATTAAGCCGATGCTTGGCTGCATTTGCTGTTTACTTAAGGTCGGGGTGCTCTGAGAAGGAGGCGTCCGAATCTGTTTGGGATGGTGTGGATGATAATGGAATTGATGCTGCATTCTTTGATGAATCGGCGAAGTGTGTTGTATTTGTGCAGTCGAAATGGATAAATAAAGGCTCGGGTGAACCAGAGGCAAAAGATTTAAATACTTTTGTTAAGGGTGTTCGTGATTCAATTGAGCAGGATCCGACGAACTTCCACAAACGTCTCCAGGGTCGTTTTAGTGATATAGCTTTTCGCATTGGGACTCCCGGAGTCTCGGTAGAGTTGGTTGTTATATCAACTGGTGCAAGTTCATTGGCTCGCCACGGAAATGCTGTGCTTGATGATTTTATTTCTGAGCTGAATGGTGATGATCTGGATGCTATTGCAAGTAAATCAATTATTGGTTTGGCGGAGGTGTATTCCGGTCTTGCAAATGACTTGTCTCAGAGTAGTGTTGAAATAGATGCGACTATTTTGGATTGGTCTCATGTGCCATCGCCCCATCCGGCCTATTTTGGCCTGATTGATGGTCTTTCACTTAAATTTTGGTGGAAAACGCATGGGAAAAGTTTGGTTTCGTCAAACATTAGGCATTCGCTTGGTAGTACAGAGGTTAATAACGAAATCAAGAATTCCGCTGCTATGGCGCCTCAAAAGTTCTGGTATTTTAATAACGGTATCACATTGGTTGCCAACGATGTATCAAAAGCACCCGCTGGGGCCGCATCAAAGTCAGCGGGAGTCTTTTCGTTTAGGGGGGCATCTATCGTTAATGGAGCTCAAACCGTAAGTTCTCTTGCTAGGGTTGAAAATGATGAGCAGCTTGGTCGGGTTCGAGTGCCAATTCGTGTTATTTTATTAAAGGATGCACCTGAAGGCTTTGGTAGTGAGGTAACTAGAACCAATAATTTGCAAAACAGGGTTGAGCCTAGAGACTTTGTTGCGCAGGATTTGGAGCAAAAAAGAATTCGGCAGGAAATGGCTATTGAAGGTATTGATTATCAATTTGTCAGGTCTGGGGATGTTGTGGCTACTGCAACTGCATGCGAGCTTGTTGAAGTTACGACTGCGCTTGCTTGTGCAACGGGCGAATCTGGCCATGCTGTTCAAATAAAAACGGGTATTGGTCGTTTTTTTGCTGACTTAAAAAAGCCCCCTACAAAACGTTGTTTAATCCAACGACTAGCGGGGCAAAAGCATTTAATGCCACGGTTCTGCTTCGGGCGATTGAGCGCTGGATCGAAAAAAAGAAATCAAGCATTTCTAAAAAGAGTGGCGCGCGTTGGGGTGTTCTTATTCATGGGAATAGAGTTCTTGCGGCCGTTGTTTTTAAGAGGATTGGTATTGAGAAGTTATCACAGCCAATTGCGGACTTTCATGTAATGGTTGGTGGTTTTGACTTGGATGCTATTTGCGAAGATGCGCACTCAAAGATGGTGACGTCAATCGAGATGCATTACTCTGGGAAGTTTCTTGCGGTGTTGTTTAAGAATCCCAGCATGAGTAAAAGTGTATTTGATAATGCTGCTGCATAGATTGTACTGATAGAGTAGGCATTTCTCGATTTTCCATTCAACCGCAGGCATAATCAATTGCAGTTGGTCTGGTGATTGTGGATGCAAAATTCGGAGCTATGAATTTCTTCGCCCGGCTGCTTTTGCGGCGCTGGGCTTTTCTTGACCTTCAAACCGAAGCGCTTGCTGGCCTTATAGCCCATCGTCTGCATTGGCCGGCATTATTTTGTCTTGCGGATCAGTTTGTGCTTCGCGTCCACGTTATTGTGTAGCTTGTAGCAGTGGTGGGACTTATCCTTCAGCAGCGCGTATCCAAATCCGTGTCAGGATCCCCCAGCGTCAGACCCGTTGCCACTCCCGAAAATCCCGAAAATGTTGAGCGCCGAGGGCGCAAAAACATGAAGTAGTAGGGTACGCAAAAGAGTTGAAAGACAAAATGGTGGCGCGCTTGCCCAACCAGACAGCCGCAGCACGACTCGAAGCGGTGCGGGCGGCGCTGGACGGTCTCGGCAGTGGAAGCAGCGGGCCGTTGTCACGCCCGCAGAGTGAGTTCCAAACTCAGGGCGCCGCGCGCAACTTGGCCCGCAGACGCATCAACGGCGGCACCACCAGCAAGCCCGTCACCAGCGTCAACAACACCAGCGACATCGGGCGATCCACAAACACGCTCCACTTGCCTTCCCCGATGGACAGCGCATTGCGCATCTGCGCTTCCGCCATCGGGCCCAGGATCATGCCGACGATCACCGGGGCGGTCGGGAAATCAAAGCGCCGCATCAGCACGCCCAACAGGCCCACGCCGAACATCAAGAACAGATCGAAGGCACTTTGGCGCATGCCGTACACCCCCACCGTCGCAAAAATCAAAATGCCGGCGTACAACTGCGCCTTCGGGATCTTCAGCAGCTTGACCCACATCCCCACCAGCGGCAGGTTCAGCACCAGCAACATGACGTTGCCAATGTAGAGCGACGCAATCAGCGCCCACACCAAATCCGCTGAGGTGGTGAACAGTTGCGGCCCCGGGTTGATGCCGTAGTTTTGGAAGGCACTGAGCAAAATCGCCGTCGTCACCGACGTGGGAATGCCCAGGGTGAGCAACGGCACCAAGGTGGCCGTCACCGCCGAGTTGTTCGCCGCTTCCGGGCCGGCCACGCCTTCGATGGCGCCCGTGGTGCCGAACTCCGCCTTGTGCGCCGACAGTTTGCGCTCGGTGGCGTAACTCAAGAACGTGGGAATCTCCGTGCCGCCCGCCGGGATGGTGCCAAACGGGAAACCCAGCGCCGTGCCACGCAGCCAAGCCGGCCACGAACGGCGCCATTCCTGCTTCGTCATGTGAACCCGGCCAGTGGTGTTGAGGCTGGCCTCGCTGCGCCCTTCGTACAGGGTGTTGTAGAGCGCTTCACCCACTGCGAACAGGCCGACGGCAATCAGCACCACTTCAATCCCGTCCATGAACTCGGGGATGCCAGCGGTGTAGCGC is a genomic window of Vitreoscilla filiformis containing:
- a CDS encoding response regulator transcription factor; protein product: MNLLLAEDDHLLADGLTTQLRQAGFTVEHAPNGAVAEFLLLKQPFDLAILDLGLPLVDGLTVLKRTRVVKPELPVLILTALDSLDDRVAGLNAGADDYLSKPFDFPELEARLRALLRRSRASSPAATDMGHLSFSRDTRRASVRGEPLELSPRESMLLDLLLTHRDKVVTKDQINATWAADRSTETSASTGGNNAIEVYIHRLRRKLEHSGLAIRTVRGLGYLLELDAPAA
- a CDS encoding AIPR family protein, whose protein sequence is MGGELNLLGDARGGGEVAGGREPLGMSGQSHWSSLYHSVQEYHTLKLRLPFQWSFANQHATGNMSTLKVNQIRGKIRAMFEPYLDVKDIGANDAEREQKILSRCLAAFAVYLRSGCSEKEASESVWDGVDDNGIDAAFFDESAKCVVFVQSKWINKGSGEPEAKDLNTFVKGVRDSIEQDPTNFHKRLQGRFSDIAFRIGTPGVSVELVVISTGASSLARHGNAVLDDFISELNGDDLDAIASKSIIGLAEVYSGLANDLSQSSVEIDATILDWSHVPSPHPAYFGLIDGLSLKFWWKTHGKSLVSSNIRHSLGSTEVNNEIKNSAAMAPQKFWYFNNGITLVANDVSKAPAGAASKSAGVFSFRGASIVNGAQTVSSLARVENDEQLGRVRVPIRVILLKDAPEGFGSEVTRTNNLQNRVEPRDFVAQDLEQKRIRQEMAIEGIDYQFVRSGDVVATATACELVEVTTALACATGESGHAVQIKTGIGRFFADLKKPPTKRCLIQRLAGQKHLMPRFCFGRLSAGSKKRNQAFLKRVARVGVFLFMGIEFLRPLFLRGLVLRSYHSQLRTFM
- a CDS encoding tripartite tricarboxylate transporter permease, whose amino-acid sequence is MDILNNLLHGFATAGTLVNLMWAFVGCALGTAIGVLPGLGPAVTVAMLLPITSQVEPTASMIFFAGIYYGAMYGGSTTSILLNTPGETGTMVTALEGFKMAKSGRAGAALATSAIGSFVAGTIATVLVTLFAPFVADVAVKLGPPEYFCLMLLAFTTVSAVLGSSMLRGMTALFIGLAIGLVGMDQISAQVRYTAGIPEFMDGIEVVLIAVGLFAVGEALYNTLYEGRSEASLNTTGRVHMTKQEWRRSWPAWLRGTALGFPFGTIPAGGTEIPTFLSYATERKLSAHKAEFGTTGAIEGVAGPEAANNSAVTATLVPLLTLGIPTSVTTAILLSAFQNYGINPGPQLFTTSADLVWALIASLYIGNVMLLVLNLPLVGMWVKLLKIPKAQLYAGILIFATVGVYGMRQSAFDLFLMFGVGLLGVLMRRFDFPTAPVIVGMILGPMAEAQMRNALSIGEGKWSVFVDRPMSLVLLTLVTGLLVVPPLMRLRAKLRAAP